A genomic stretch from Chiloscyllium plagiosum isolate BGI_BamShark_2017 chromosome 2, ASM401019v2, whole genome shotgun sequence includes:
- the adra2c gene encoding alpha-2C adrenergic receptor codes for MGALNATAFNASARPETGQYSAGAVAGLSALVGFLILFTIAGNTLVVIAVLTSRALRAPQNLFLVSLASADILVAALVMPFSLANELMGYWYFGAVWCDVYLALDVLFCTSSIVHLCAISLDRYWSIVKAVEYNLKRTPGRIKGAIVSVWLTSAIISFPPLISTSRVVEHDQLRPACRINDDTWYILLSCGASFFAPCLIMLLVYLRIYRVAKHRTRSLSVKRNGADGPSQTEEAAASRAASLKEAGGEGSAAPGSGLAAAGGERQNGHYCSAAEPDDSSVSKTPPSKKESSKKDSSLSRQRLSRSSSRSFDVFSTRRKRRGSRMSRSKASQAREKRFTFVLAVVMGVFVLCWLPFFLSYSLYGICRELCEVPETLFKFFFWIGYCNSSLNPVIYTIFNQDFRRAFHKVLFKPKKRTF; via the coding sequence atgGGGGCGCTCAATGCCACCGCCTTCAATGCCTCAGCGCGGCCGGAGACCGGCCAGTACTCGGCCGGAGCCGTGGCCGGCTTGTCCGCTCTGGTGGGCTTCCTGATCCTGTTCACCATCGCGGGCAACACCCTGGTGGTGATCGCGGTGTTGACGAGCCGGGCTCTGCGGGCCCCCCAGAACCTGTTCCTGGTGTCCCTGGCCAGCGCGGACATCCTGGTGGCCGCCCTGGTCATGCCTTTCTCGCTGGCCAACGAGCTGATGGGCTACTGGTATTTCGGGGCGGTGTGGTGCGATGTCTACCTGGCCTTGGACGTGCTGTTCTGCACCTCGTCCATCGTGCACCTGTGTGCCATCAGCCTGGACAGGTACTGGTCCATCGTCAAGGCGGTGGAGTACAACTTGAAGAGGACTCCGGGCAGGATCAAGGGCGCCATAGTCAGCGTGTGGCTCACCTCGGCCATCATCTCCTTCCCCCCCCTCATCTCCACCTCCCGGGTGGTGGAGCACGACCAGCTCCGGCCCGCCTGCCGCATCAACGACGACACCTGGTACATCCTGCTGTCGTGCGGCGCCTCCTTCTTCGCGCCCTGCCTCATCATGCTGCTGGTGTACCTCCGCATCTACCGGGTGGCCAAGCACCGGACCCGCAGCCTGTCGGTGAAGAGGAACGGCGCGGACGGCCCCTCCCAGACCGAGGAGGCGGCCGCCAGCAGAGCCGCCTCCCTCAAGGAGGCGGGAGGCGAAGGGAGTGCTGCTCCCGGCAGCGGGctagcagcagcaggaggggagcGCCAGAATGGCCACTACTGCTCAGCGGCGGAGCCCGACGACAGCTCCGTCTCCAAGACCCCCCCTTCCAAAAAGGAGAGCTCCAAGAAGGACTCGAGCCTGAGCCGCCAGCGCCTCTCCCGCTCCAGCAGCCGCTCCTTCGATGTGTTCTCCACCCGGAGGAAGAGGAGGGGCAGCCGCATGTCCAGGAGCAAGGCCTCCCAGGCCCGGGAGAAGCGCTTCACCTTCGTGCTGGCCGTGGTGATGGGGGTGTTCGTGCTCTGCTGGCTGCCGTTCTTTCTCAGCTACAGCCTGTACGGCATCTGCCGGGAGCTCTGCGAGGTCCCCGAGACCCTCTTCAAGTTCTTTTTCTGGATTGGTTACTGCAACAGCTCCCTCAACCCGGTCATCTACACCATCTTCAACCAGGACTTCAGGAGGGCGTTTCACAAAGTCCTCTTCAAACCCAAGAAAAGGACATTTTaa